One Paenarthrobacter aurescens TC1 DNA window includes the following coding sequences:
- a CDS encoding hypothetical protein (identified by Glimmer2; putative) has protein sequence MHDARSHPLQDRKKDSLFEAPVDQARGKQVTNWRLLVGQAVQIRRDNVVVDQGVVDAVTPDGSVLWLNQKGAVGRRMVVKEHGAGIRIQLIN, from the coding sequence GTGCACGATGCTAGGAGTCACCCATTGCAGGACCGTAAGAAAGATTCGTTGTTTGAAGCACCCGTGGACCAAGCGCGGGGGAAGCAGGTGACCAACTGGAGGTTGTTGGTTGGCCAGGCTGTTCAAATCCGGCGCGACAACGTCGTCGTTGACCAAGGTGTGGTGGACGCCGTGACGCCGGACGGCAGCGTTCTATGGCTCAATCAAAAGGGAGCGGTAGGGCGGCGGATGGTGGTGAAAGAACACGGGGCGGGCATCCGGATTCAGCTCATCAACTGA
- a CDS encoding putative oxidoreductase, FAD-binding (identified by match to protein family HMM PF01565) encodes MTTRVSRASGIPAATTPTAPFGTDVTWTNWGGNQSATPAFTVRPRNEQEALDAVRFAIREGLPVRAVGSGHSSSPLVQTGGVLMDMSGLSAITGTDRVGRRARALAGTTINAFGDALWDKGLALSNQGDIDKQQIAGALATSTHGSGKDLGSFSSKLRWVKLINGYGEIVEIGEGQIRELRAAQVALGTLGIFLEVELAVEDSYYLQEQITYPTWAETTATWQADIDDNRHYSFLWCPEDDSCELLDLPGSPDHSMSGRSYTKRYNVASVQDESQLSTVEGARLDRSYRIYPGGFTTQFHELEYFVRSEDGLVAVEAIQELIRSKYPEQKYPVEVRWVKSDDAYMSQFQGRDSTVITLTTEPGTDYWQFFRDADAVLQEFEPRAHWGKIHFMTRSRLERLYPELDTFIQVRREFDPRGMFLNDHTRSLLA; translated from the coding sequence ATGACCACTCGTGTTTCCCGGGCATCCGGCATACCGGCCGCAACCACCCCCACCGCCCCTTTCGGTACAGATGTCACCTGGACCAACTGGGGCGGGAACCAGAGCGCGACGCCAGCCTTTACGGTTCGGCCCAGGAACGAACAAGAAGCGCTCGACGCCGTCCGTTTCGCCATCCGCGAGGGCTTGCCCGTGCGGGCGGTCGGCTCAGGACATTCGTCCTCACCCTTGGTCCAGACCGGCGGCGTGCTGATGGACATGTCCGGTCTCTCTGCCATCACCGGCACTGATCGAGTGGGACGCCGCGCCCGGGCTTTGGCCGGCACCACCATCAACGCCTTCGGGGACGCCCTGTGGGACAAGGGACTGGCGCTCAGCAACCAGGGCGACATCGACAAGCAACAGATCGCCGGGGCACTGGCCACCAGCACCCATGGATCCGGCAAGGACCTGGGCAGCTTCTCGTCCAAACTGCGCTGGGTGAAGCTGATCAACGGCTACGGCGAGATCGTTGAAATCGGTGAGGGCCAAATCCGTGAACTCCGGGCGGCACAGGTAGCCCTGGGAACCTTGGGGATCTTCCTGGAAGTCGAGTTGGCCGTCGAGGACAGCTACTACCTGCAGGAACAGATCACGTATCCCACCTGGGCTGAAACCACCGCTACTTGGCAGGCCGACATCGATGACAACCGGCACTACTCGTTCCTCTGGTGCCCGGAGGACGACTCGTGTGAACTCCTCGACCTGCCCGGTTCACCGGACCACAGCATGAGCGGGCGGAGCTACACCAAGCGGTACAACGTGGCTTCCGTTCAGGATGAAAGCCAACTCTCCACTGTTGAGGGTGCCCGGCTGGACCGTTCCTACCGGATCTACCCGGGCGGCTTCACCACGCAGTTCCACGAACTTGAGTACTTCGTCCGCAGCGAGGACGGCTTAGTGGCTGTCGAAGCCATCCAGGAACTGATCCGCAGCAAGTATCCCGAGCAGAAGTACCCGGTTGAGGTCCGTTGGGTGAAGTCCGACGACGCCTACATGTCCCAGTTCCAAGGCCGCGACAGCACCGTCATTACTCTGACCACGGAGCCAGGCACCGACTACTGGCAGTTCTTCCGGGATGCTGATGCGGTGCTGCAGGAATTCGAACCCCGCGCACACTGGGGAAAGATCCACTTCATGACCCGCAGCCGCTTGGAACGCCTCTATCCCGAGCTGGACACCTTCATCCAGGTGCGGAGGGAATTCGATCCCCGTGGCATGTTCCTGAACGACCACACCAGGTCCCTGCTCGCCTGA
- a CDS encoding NADPH-dependent FMN reductase protein (identified by match to protein family HMM PF03358), with the protein MDTFKIGYFVGSLASNSINRVLSKALISVAPPELEFHEIAIKDLPLYSADYDADFPPAGRELKDAIAASDGILFVSPEYNRSIPGALKNAIDWGSRPWGTNSFARKPTGIIGASPGGIGTAVMQSSMRSVLSFLDAPQLNAPEAYIRFVADAYDDDGSVKDEGTAGLLRHYMEEYSAFVQRVLAANAPGHIGDPEPDSAKLTR; encoded by the coding sequence ATGGACACTTTCAAAATCGGTTATTTCGTAGGAAGCCTGGCAAGCAATTCCATCAATCGGGTCCTCTCCAAGGCCCTTATCAGCGTCGCGCCGCCGGAACTCGAGTTCCATGAGATCGCCATCAAGGACCTCCCTTTGTACAGCGCGGACTATGACGCTGACTTCCCGCCGGCGGGCCGGGAACTGAAGGATGCCATCGCAGCATCGGACGGGATACTGTTCGTCTCCCCCGAGTACAACCGCTCCATTCCGGGCGCGTTGAAGAACGCCATCGACTGGGGTTCGCGGCCGTGGGGCACCAATTCATTCGCGCGCAAGCCCACCGGAATCATCGGCGCTTCGCCGGGCGGCATTGGAACGGCCGTGATGCAGTCGTCCATGCGCAGCGTTTTGAGCTTCCTGGACGCACCGCAATTGAACGCGCCTGAGGCTTACATCCGCTTCGTCGCAGACGCGTACGACGACGACGGTTCAGTTAAGGACGAAGGAACCGCCGGGCTGTTGCGGCACTACATGGAGGAGTACAGCGCGTTCGTTCAGCGTGTCCTCGCTGCCAACGCACCTGGCCACATTGGTGATCCGGAACCGGATTCAGCCAAGCTCACGCGGTAA
- a CDS encoding putative cytosine/purine/uracil/thiamine/allantoin permease family protein (identified by match to protein family HMM PF02133), with product MSTAPTAEVPRLEDKTIQPIPANERHGKARDLFTIWFGSNIMIMTIVTGGLATTVFGLGFVPAIVGIIIGNVVGGIFMALHSAQGPQLGVAQMIQTRGQFGSFGALLIVVIVVIMYVGFFAANLVFGGEAMAAVSPGISVDAGIVIIGVVSVIATIFGYRLIHAYARVLSVAAGLALLLAFGWILLVHGLPASFLEQGNFNWVGFMGTISVSALWQLAYAPYVSDYSRYMPQGTGSAPAFWASYSGCVLGTLFPMILGALVGTLAVSMSAGDVEIVGSLGAMLQPWTLIIVGIFCLGVAASNAMNLYCGVLCTLTIGQTFKPHWLPRAKTRSIAAIILFVVAVSIALFARDNFILFYTNFLSFLMYVLVPWTAINLVDYYLLRHGDYRVEDFFKRDGGVYGRFNWVAIGSYIAGALIQVPFSATAVYTGPLAAAMGGVDISWIVGLVVVAPLYYCAARIFGQKPEAAPFPSPAITADLT from the coding sequence ATGAGCACCGCGCCCACCGCTGAGGTTCCCCGGCTGGAAGACAAAACCATCCAGCCCATCCCGGCCAACGAGCGCCACGGCAAGGCCCGGGACCTCTTCACCATCTGGTTCGGCTCCAACATCATGATCATGACCATCGTGACCGGCGGACTCGCCACTACGGTGTTCGGCCTGGGCTTTGTTCCGGCGATCGTGGGCATCATCATCGGCAACGTTGTGGGCGGCATCTTCATGGCGCTGCACTCTGCCCAAGGACCGCAATTGGGTGTGGCACAGATGATCCAGACCCGTGGCCAGTTCGGGTCGTTCGGGGCACTGTTGATCGTGGTCATCGTGGTGATCATGTACGTCGGATTCTTCGCGGCGAACCTGGTGTTTGGCGGCGAAGCAATGGCGGCCGTCAGTCCCGGCATCAGCGTTGACGCGGGCATCGTCATCATCGGTGTGGTCAGCGTTATCGCCACGATTTTCGGCTACCGGCTCATCCATGCCTACGCACGCGTTTTGAGTGTCGCGGCCGGCCTGGCCTTGTTGCTGGCCTTTGGGTGGATCCTCCTGGTCCATGGCCTTCCGGCCAGCTTCCTGGAGCAGGGCAACTTCAACTGGGTCGGCTTCATGGGCACCATCTCCGTCTCGGCACTGTGGCAGTTGGCTTATGCGCCGTACGTCTCGGACTACTCCCGCTATATGCCGCAAGGGACGGGCTCGGCCCCGGCCTTCTGGGCCTCCTACTCAGGCTGTGTGCTGGGAACCCTGTTCCCTATGATCCTCGGCGCCTTGGTGGGTACGCTCGCAGTGTCCATGAGTGCCGGCGATGTCGAAATTGTTGGCAGCCTGGGCGCGATGCTCCAACCGTGGACGCTGATCATCGTCGGCATCTTCTGCCTGGGCGTTGCGGCTTCCAACGCCATGAACCTCTACTGCGGCGTCCTGTGCACCCTCACCATCGGCCAGACGTTCAAACCCCATTGGCTGCCGCGCGCCAAGACCCGCAGCATCGCCGCGATCATTCTCTTCGTCGTCGCCGTCAGCATCGCCCTGTTTGCCCGCGACAATTTCATCCTCTTCTACACCAACTTCCTGTCGTTCCTGATGTACGTCCTGGTTCCCTGGACAGCCATCAACCTTGTGGATTACTACCTTCTGCGGCACGGCGACTACCGCGTTGAAGACTTCTTCAAGCGCGACGGCGGCGTGTACGGGCGGTTCAATTGGGTCGCCATCGGCTCCTACATAGCAGGCGCCCTGATCCAGGTCCCTTTCTCGGCAACAGCTGTATACACCGGCCCGCTGGCCGCCGCGATGGGCGGCGTGGACATCTCCTGGATCGTCGGCCTGGTAGTCGTCGCTCCCCTCTATTACTGCGCGGCACGCATCTTTGGCCAGAAGCCTGAAGCCGCCCCCTTTCCCTCCCCTGCAATCACCGCCGACCTCACCTGA
- a CDS encoding aldehyde dehydrogenase (identified by match to protein family HMM PF00171), protein MPPAGHFINGSFVPGSSGQSIDVVDPATEQVIASVQAGTADDVDVAVAAAVVAQKTWGATTPKERADVLNLIATIIEQNRQAFEAIESANTGKPRAVSEDDVSSTIDTFRFMAGASRTLTSMAGGDYATDHTSVILREPVGVVGVITPWNYPLLMAAWKIAPILAAGNSIVIKPSEQTPLSTLKLVEVLAGRIPDGILNVVTGRGRTVGQRLSEHPDIALVALTGSVVSGQAVAETAAKSVKRVHLELGGKAPVVVFPDADLRAAAAGVRNAGFWNAGQDCGAACRVLVHESVAEEFTEHLVREVSTLVIGAPDAGDDVEIGPMISLPHYERVKESLAEARAAGHDVAIGGSTMEGPGYFIEPTVISNVPAGAHIATHEIFGPVVTVETFSSTEEAVTRANESPYGLSASVWTRDSSLSLRIPKQLDFGTVWVNAHLVLACEVPWGGFKGSGYGRDLSLYALDDYSRTKHVMINHGA, encoded by the coding sequence TTGCCTCCAGCAGGGCACTTCATCAACGGTTCCTTCGTCCCCGGATCTTCAGGCCAGTCCATCGACGTCGTGGATCCCGCCACGGAGCAGGTCATCGCCTCGGTGCAGGCCGGCACGGCCGATGATGTGGACGTCGCTGTGGCAGCCGCCGTCGTAGCCCAAAAGACCTGGGGTGCCACCACCCCGAAGGAACGCGCCGATGTCCTGAACCTCATCGCCACTATCATCGAGCAGAACCGCCAAGCGTTCGAGGCCATCGAGTCCGCCAACACCGGCAAACCGCGGGCCGTTTCCGAAGACGATGTCTCCAGCACCATCGACACCTTCCGGTTCATGGCCGGAGCCTCGCGCACCCTGACCTCCATGGCCGGCGGCGACTACGCCACGGACCACACGTCCGTGATCCTCCGCGAACCTGTGGGAGTGGTTGGCGTCATCACTCCCTGGAACTACCCGCTGCTGATGGCCGCCTGGAAGATCGCACCCATTCTCGCTGCGGGCAACAGCATCGTCATCAAGCCGTCCGAGCAAACCCCGTTGTCCACCCTGAAACTGGTGGAGGTGCTGGCCGGCCGCATTCCGGATGGAATCCTCAACGTCGTCACGGGCCGCGGCCGGACCGTTGGGCAGAGGCTGTCCGAACATCCGGACATTGCTTTGGTCGCGCTGACGGGCAGCGTCGTGAGCGGCCAGGCTGTGGCCGAAACCGCTGCCAAGTCCGTCAAGCGCGTCCACTTGGAGCTCGGTGGCAAGGCGCCCGTTGTTGTCTTCCCTGACGCCGACCTCCGTGCCGCCGCTGCGGGTGTACGCAATGCCGGCTTCTGGAACGCCGGGCAGGACTGTGGCGCTGCCTGCCGCGTGCTGGTCCACGAGTCCGTGGCCGAAGAATTCACAGAGCACTTGGTCCGTGAGGTCAGCACCTTGGTGATCGGTGCTCCAGACGCCGGTGACGACGTCGAAATCGGTCCCATGATTTCCCTCCCGCACTACGAGCGGGTCAAGGAATCGCTGGCTGAAGCGCGCGCTGCGGGCCATGACGTGGCCATCGGCGGATCCACCATGGAAGGTCCCGGCTACTTCATCGAGCCCACCGTCATCAGCAACGTGCCGGCGGGCGCACACATCGCCACGCACGAAATCTTCGGACCCGTCGTCACCGTGGAGACCTTCAGCAGCACCGAGGAAGCAGTCACGCGAGCCAACGAGAGCCCGTATGGTTTGTCAGCCTCCGTGTGGACGCGCGACTCGAGCCTTTCCCTCCGGATTCCCAAGCAACTGGACTTCGGCACCGTCTGGGTCAATGCACACCTTGTGCTGGCCTGCGAGGTACCGTGGGGCGGATTCAAAGGTTCCGGCTACGGCCGTGACCTCTCGCTCTACGCACTGGATGATTACTCGCGCACCAAGCACGTCATGATCAACCACGGCGCGTGA
- the mscL gene encoding large conductance mechanosensitive channel protein (identified by match to protein family HMM PF01741; match to protein family HMM TIGR00220), with protein MFKGFKDFILRGNVIELAIAVVIGSAFTALVTAFTNNIINPVIAAAGGMNADGLGFKIWENNPATLVNIGAVLTALVTFVITAAVVYFIFVAPMNKINSLVKDRLSTEEPEEEPLPADTALLAEIRDLLKDAAAARNAGQVSDLDPDLDSDRIR; from the coding sequence ATGTTTAAGGGTTTCAAGGACTTTATTCTTCGCGGAAACGTGATCGAACTGGCCATTGCTGTCGTTATCGGCAGTGCATTCACCGCGCTCGTTACAGCCTTCACCAACAACATCATCAACCCCGTCATTGCCGCCGCCGGCGGCATGAACGCTGACGGGCTCGGCTTCAAGATCTGGGAGAACAACCCCGCCACGCTCGTCAACATCGGCGCCGTATTGACCGCCCTGGTGACCTTCGTGATCACTGCTGCCGTGGTCTACTTCATCTTCGTGGCGCCCATGAACAAGATCAATTCCCTGGTCAAGGACCGTCTCTCCACCGAGGAGCCCGAGGAAGAGCCGCTGCCTGCAGACACCGCGCTGCTGGCCGAGATCCGCGACCTCCTGAAGGACGCAGCCGCCGCCCGCAACGCAGGCCAGGTTTCCGACCTCGACCCGGACCTCGATTCCGACCGGATCCGCTAG
- a CDS encoding riboflavin biosynthesis protein RibD (identified by match to protein family HMM PF01872) encodes MAKLIYSAIMSLDGYIADTEGNFDWGVPDEEVHRFINDRERSVQHYLYGRRLYDVMSAWDSWDTKSEPAFIDDFANLWRQADKVVFSRTLQDPSTGNTRIESDFIAEDIRQLKASVATDILIGGPELAAQAFREGLVDECQLIIVPVLVGGGKKGLPDGVDARLELVQERTFNGGAIFLKYRVLD; translated from the coding sequence GTGGCCAAGCTCATCTATTCGGCCATCATGTCCCTGGACGGGTACATCGCGGACACCGAGGGCAACTTCGACTGGGGCGTGCCGGACGAGGAAGTGCACCGTTTCATCAATGATCGTGAGCGCTCCGTGCAGCACTACCTCTACGGCAGGCGGCTCTACGACGTGATGAGCGCTTGGGATAGTTGGGACACGAAATCGGAACCTGCGTTCATCGACGACTTCGCGAATCTCTGGCGGCAGGCCGACAAAGTGGTGTTCTCCAGGACATTGCAGGACCCGAGCACCGGAAACACCAGGATAGAGAGCGATTTCATAGCAGAAGATATTCGGCAGTTGAAGGCCTCGGTTGCCACCGACATCCTGATCGGAGGTCCTGAACTCGCGGCGCAGGCTTTCCGCGAGGGCTTGGTGGATGAATGCCAACTCATTATCGTGCCGGTGTTGGTGGGCGGCGGCAAAAAGGGCTTGCCTGACGGCGTGGACGCCCGGCTGGAGCTTGTGCAGGAGCGTACGTTCAACGGCGGCGCCATTTTCCTCAAATACCGGGTGCTCGACTGA
- a CDS encoding putative NAD(P) transhydrogenase beta subunit (identified by match to protein family HMM PF02233), which produces MTLLNPTWTALLYLAAAACFILALKGLNSPRTARRGNLIGAFGALLAVVTVFVSVKLDNIPWILGAIAVGSGVAAPVARRVQMTQMPQLVALFNGVGGGAAALVALLELSHTEDPWVRLAIVFTLLVGAVSFAGSGVTFAKLQGLMTTRPVTFPGLPALMAVVLLAAVGAGIVVILNGWLLLALVLLVLGLVAGILLVLPVGGADVPIVISLLNAFTGLAVAASGLVLGNVLLLVAGTLVGASGTILTRAMAAAMGRSVAGIMFGAFKGGSTAGSTAVSERPVRSSSAEDVAVLLGYAQRVIIVPGYGLAVAQGQHTAAELALALEARGIEVDFAIHPVAGRMPGHMNVLLAEANVPYESLKEMGDINSEFKTTDVALVVGANDVVNPAAKTTSGSPIYGMPILEVADARQVVFLKRSMRPGFAGIENELLYEPQTTLLFGDAKDSLTKVLGAVKAL; this is translated from the coding sequence ATGACGCTGCTCAATCCCACCTGGACGGCTCTCCTGTACCTCGCGGCGGCGGCGTGCTTCATCCTCGCCCTGAAAGGCTTGAATTCACCACGGACTGCCCGGCGCGGCAATCTGATCGGAGCATTTGGCGCCCTGCTGGCAGTGGTAACGGTGTTCGTCTCCGTGAAGCTGGACAACATTCCATGGATCCTCGGGGCCATTGCTGTGGGCTCGGGTGTGGCTGCGCCGGTAGCCCGGCGCGTGCAAATGACTCAGATGCCGCAGCTCGTGGCGCTCTTCAACGGTGTGGGTGGTGGTGCTGCGGCGCTTGTGGCGTTGCTGGAACTCTCCCATACGGAAGATCCGTGGGTTCGCTTGGCCATCGTCTTCACGTTGCTGGTGGGTGCGGTGTCCTTCGCGGGCTCCGGTGTCACTTTCGCCAAACTTCAAGGGCTCATGACCACCCGGCCGGTGACGTTCCCTGGACTGCCCGCCTTGATGGCCGTGGTGCTGCTGGCCGCCGTGGGCGCCGGCATCGTGGTGATCTTGAATGGCTGGTTGCTGTTGGCGCTGGTCCTGCTTGTTTTGGGTCTTGTTGCCGGAATCTTGTTGGTGCTCCCTGTGGGCGGCGCTGATGTGCCGATTGTCATTTCGCTCCTGAACGCCTTCACCGGCTTGGCTGTCGCGGCGTCCGGGCTGGTGCTGGGGAATGTCCTCCTGCTGGTGGCCGGCACGCTGGTGGGAGCTTCCGGCACCATCCTTACCCGCGCCATGGCTGCCGCGATGGGACGCAGCGTGGCGGGCATCATGTTCGGAGCCTTCAAGGGTGGATCCACGGCTGGATCAACCGCTGTGAGTGAGCGGCCCGTGCGTTCCTCCAGTGCGGAGGACGTAGCGGTACTGCTCGGCTATGCCCAGCGTGTGATCATCGTTCCGGGATACGGGCTGGCCGTCGCCCAGGGGCAGCACACCGCGGCGGAGCTGGCCTTGGCCTTGGAAGCCCGGGGAATTGAGGTGGACTTCGCCATCCATCCTGTGGCCGGACGGATGCCGGGCCATATGAACGTACTCCTGGCAGAAGCCAACGTGCCGTACGAGTCGCTAAAGGAAATGGGCGACATCAATTCCGAGTTCAAGACCACCGATGTCGCACTCGTGGTGGGTGCCAACGACGTTGTGAATCCTGCGGCAAAGACCACATCGGGATCGCCGATCTACGGAATGCCCATCCTGGAAGTAGCGGACGCACGGCAGGTGGTGTTCCTCAAACGCTCCATGCGCCCCGGTTTTGCGGGCATTGAAAATGAGCTGTTGTACGAGCCCCAAACCACCCTGCTGTTCGGAGACGCGAAGGACTCATTAACCAAGGTGCTGGGGGCCGTGAAGGCCTTGTAG
- a CDS encoding hypothetical protein (identified by Glimmer2; putative) gives MPCPCRTVTSKRGCAMTVKLNKKAFDHAKHLIRDGNVVKDTRDDWSEHAPTTKDENAFLDKNGHAEYSKWFLGVDDEHPDDQKGHYKFPVGDFKKIHRCGVISAESRAGQYDYDDIRDALGKLLEKIDED, from the coding sequence TTGCCCTGCCCATGCCGAACCGTCACATCCAAGCGAGGTTGCGCCATGACCGTGAAACTCAACAAGAAGGCCTTCGACCACGCGAAGCATCTGATCCGCGACGGCAACGTGGTCAAGGACACCCGCGATGACTGGAGTGAGCACGCGCCCACCACCAAGGATGAGAATGCCTTTCTGGACAAGAACGGCCACGCCGAGTACTCCAAGTGGTTTCTTGGTGTGGACGACGAACACCCCGACGATCAAAAGGGCCACTACAAGTTCCCCGTGGGCGACTTCAAGAAGATCCATCGCTGTGGCGTGATCTCTGCCGAGAGCAGAGCCGGCCAGTACGACTACGACGATATTCGTGATGCTCTGGGGAAGCTTCTCGAAAAGATTGACGAGGATTGA